In Arachis hypogaea cultivar Tifrunner chromosome 7, arahy.Tifrunner.gnm2.J5K5, whole genome shotgun sequence, the genomic window ATATCCATGGCAAGCAAAGTTTGCTGTATTTAGCTTAATTATTGCTGCGATTCTAGCAAAAAACATAGCATATGGTCATAACTACCATGCCATTTATGTGATCTCTCCAAAGAAGAGTATCAATCCACAGCATCATCAATTTATAACTTGAGGAAAGTAGAAACGATTTTACAGAAGATCAATCAAAAGGACACATGCACTTAATTATCTATCTACTAGCCTATAAACAGATCTGAGAATTAGAAAAGGAAAACATCTTATGTTTACATAAAAATAACCTGTGACACAAAAACAGCTTAAAACACATTAATCCTCATACATCATAATAAATAACAATGACAGCaaaaccaaaaagacaaaaacaCACACATTGAAAAATGAAACTTTAGGTCAAGCTTTCTATTCAGCatttatataatttgaaaataGAGCACCATAGAACAGAGCCAACATTAAAATGGCAAAACATTATTTTGGACCCAATTTACATTATTAGGTTTAGCTTCTGATTTGTGATTTTCTTTTTGTCTAAACGGATACAAAAAAGAGAAGATTAACCTCAGTAGCAGGAGACTCATGCTCATCAGATTGAAATGGAGTAATGGCTTTTGCTGCAGCAGCAGCATTGTCCTTAAAATGATCAAAAAACACAGCAAACCAAATTCATTTACACAAACGAAACAAAGAACTTGAGGAAATGAAAAATCtggttttgaaattagaaaaggaaaaaggaagagaGCTTTTACCTGCGGCTTAATTTGGTTCATGTTGATCCCCAGAAATTGCAAAAAGAGTAGTAAAAGCAGTGTTGGGTCTCTAAACTGTGTGAAGTGTGAACTAAGTAGAAGTAATGGTAAGAACGAAAGTTGAAAATACGAATTTTAGGGCAGAAAGAATTCAAAAAAACTTTGGGCTTTTTTGTTTTCCATCAGGTTATATACATTTTTTACATGGTCATAAGAAGAAGCCCAATAATAAATTGCATACTAATAACatcttttttagaaaaccaacTTGAATTGGtcaagtggtcagctcactcTTCGCTTAAGTGTCGGGATTCGAACTACGCATTATGCATGCAACAACTCATTCGGCAGCAGCAGACCCTTAAATAGAGCTCAAATCCGTGATGGATTAGTCCAAATTGAATTGATCTAGTAGTTACCTCACTCGTCCGTTTAAACAAGTTGGTTCCGCTTAGTCATTAATCGTTTGGGTTGGAGAATAgtgtgaaaaacaaaaaaatacccCAACCAAATTGAATTAGTCTAGTGGTAATTAATATAAACTAGTATTTTCAAACCACCCCCACTTAAGAATGAGTTGGCATTCAAAATCGTAGAGGCTATTTTAGacaaaattcaacaaacaaaataattatgaaggcaaacaaaaaaataaaaaaattaggaacacttttaattttcaatcaaaacTATAAAGATTAAAATCATATTTAATCCAAAtcttttatttattgcatttgGCTCATGATACTGTTAATAGACATGCAATTGAAATTTAGTAACATTATCAATGTTATCGATTTCTAACATTTCATTCTTATTTTCTTATCAATTTACAATATTTATGACTAATTATGTATGCTGTTTGAGCTAAGTttttcatttttgtatgttttttttttcttcttcttcaatgtgtTTTCTAAGTTTGTGTTATTAATTGTCGTTAATAGTTTGCTGATTCATGATCCTAGATCTACAATTAAATTTTAGTTAGAAATATTTTCTGCTGTCATCTTTTATTATGTGGTTCATGAATTACATTCAATGTTCTTTTTCAAAGTTACAACGCAAAAGGAGAAGTTACTCCATGAATGAAGAATTCATATAATATGAAAGACCAAAACTTAGCTCTTGAATGAAAATGAAGAAGGGTATAAACTATAAGAGTACTGTTAAGGAGCCAATGACCTAAGCGTATAATATGTATAATTGACTAAATCTTTGGTCTATGAATAAAATGAATATCACCCATATTATCCAGAATAATCATTTGGATACCCATGTATAATAAACATCTTATGTCATAAAACTACTAATCCAAAAAGGTTAAGCTGATTTTGGGATTCACCAAGGATCGAATTTTTAACCTTTtggatctagaactctaatactaTGTCATGAAATCACTCATTCCAAAAGCGTAATCTGATagaacaatgtaacactaatggtcatatctctgatactttctaaacctccattatacacattatacGCTTAGGCTATTGACTTCCTCTACTTTCTTAAACTATAAAGCCTTTAGCTTGACTTAGTCCCTTTTTTATTTGACagtattttattgattttttagtaTTTGATTAATTGTATATTCTTCCTTCATTTCCTTAAGACACGGTGGAAAAGTGATTATATGCGTGCATATGCCCACTTTGTTGatgatactattttttttatttggtctGAAATAATTAAGGAATATCATTTAGTAACATACTTATTGTTAAACAATTTGATGTGTTTCGATGAACGAAAAACGTCTTAGGGACTAGTATTAGTCTCGGAGTACAAGTTCAAGGATAAAATTGAGTAACTATTAATTTCAAGGACAACTTTAAAGCTCGAGTGCAACTTCATAGATCACTTTGAGGTTTAATTCTCCAAACATAAAGATGAAGAAGGACAACAATGACAAAAATGTGGATGAGACACGGTATAGAAGAATGATTGAGTCTTTGATGTACTTAACCTCATCAAAACCTGGCATTATTTAAAATATGGATTTCTGTTCAAGATTTCAGTCACAATCAAAGGAATCACACTTGTTACAGTTAAAAAAAAACATCCGATACGACATTTATAGGACAACGAATTATGGTTTATGGTATcttaaaactgatttttttaattctattacTTTTAGTGATGTTGATTTTGCCGGTGTAGAATGAATAGGAGAAGCACAAGTGAAATTTGCTGCTTCATAGGTAAATCCCTCAATATATGGTGTAACAAGAAGTAAGCTATAATTGTCCTTTCAACGGTCTAGGCAGAGTATATAGTAGCGTCCCTCTGTTGTTTTCAGGTTCTATACTTGAAAATTCAACTAATTGATTATAAAATTaagactaaaaatatttttcttatgtacgataatatgagtgccattaacatttttaaaaatccaattttgcaCTCATATACTAAATATATTGAAGTGAAATATCACTTAATACGTGAACatatacaaaagaaaaatttagtTTTGTTCTAATATCTTGCTATCATATGCACCATCCTTTGTCTAGTTTTATGTTGTTATATGTATGCAATTTTAGTACAGACTCAGATACAACAGTTCTATGATGATCTCACTCTTAGTTGGAGGATGTTCATAAAGAAGAGAAACTTGCTAAAATTCAGGAAAGTCGCTCTACTCACTCTTTAGTTTAAAAGtttaatcatatttattattaaaggggagattgttgagtcaatatttgaTTTGATACCTTATgatgataaatataattaattatgagaTATTCTCCACATCAAGTAATTTTGGCATCCAAGCTCATCCAAGTAATTTTAGGTCACGCACTTTTCCCGTTTTTTCTTCTTTCctcacgcttcttcttcttcttcttcttcttcttcttcttcttcttcttcttcttcttcttcttctcacgctcGTTTAACACGGAGCATCTTTTTCTTCGCCTTCTTCTTTGCATTcctcctcatcctcctcctcattctcttcctttttttcgcatttcttcttcttcacgtatTTTCTTCTTATCGCCattctttttttgttgttgttgctgtcttttttgtcttttcctcctttttTCCCTGGTGaaaaagcagtagaagatgaagagaaaaattttgaattgtgtagaatataaatgaaccgaacatgttattatggtgaaataattgtaatgaatggaacattatccattatataaattcaaattcgaacGGCTTTCTGCATAATAAACCGAAcatgtactcatggtgaaacaattgtatagtattgagtgaacgaaacataatccattatataaaatcaaattcaaacagtcttctgcataatgaaccgaacacagtactcatggtgaaataattgtatagtactaagtgaataaaatataatctattatataaaatcaaattcaaacaactttctgcataatgaacctaacacgtactcatggtgaaataattgtatagtactgagtgaacgaaacataatccattatataaaattgaattcaaacagctttctgcataatgaaccaaacatgtactcatggtgaaacaattgtatagtactaactgaacgaaacataatccactatataaaatcaaattcgaaacacctttttttataatttagaggttatcaattcaattcaattcagattcagaacacctatatccattcaattcaattgaaaaaataatatttgtgctattggtgatgatgataacgaaaaaggagaaggaggaggaggaggagaaataaaagaagaatatGCGTGCACGAcgaaaaaagaggaggaggaggaggaggaggaggtatacgtaaatttgaaagaagaagaagatgacgtaTGCgtgtatttgaaagaagaagaagaagaagaagcacgggAGAGGATAAGAAGATAAAGCGTGTGTAATGACGCTCTTTTAATGAGAGTGATTTTTGTTGGTGTTGGACCTACTTGAATAAAATTTGGATAGAAAAATGCTTAGATGTGTAGCATAACCCATTAATTATTGTCTATTATAACTAACCATTACAATGAACAATATAAGAATCAATCAAAGATGATCAAATTAGTAAGATGAAACTGTGCAAACCAGCATCATTAAGAGGAATATCATTGAAGATATCAAGCCaaacttaaaaatatattatcatgAGTGTTTGGATAGTAATTGCACATTATCAAGATAAAGAAGAAAAGTATTTCCACTTCAATGTCAGCAGAATCAATTCATAAATGGTGCAACGGCTAGTGGATGAAAACGAAAATCATTCCAACATTAAAGAGAATATATCaagttttataaaagaatattttatcCAAGGAAAAAGGAACTATTTTTTACCATATTGCAAATTATACAaacattttatttccttgttatttgagtgtgtttatacttttttttgtCTAGATTCAAGTTTAATTTGAGAGATACAAAAGGCATAGAGAGTAGTGCATACAAAAGTCATTTAACCTTTAATTGAGTGTTTTGATTTTGAAAGTGTGTTGAGTTAGAGTGTACTTGATTCTCCTTAACTAGGTTGGATTAACACCTAGATGAGTTACTAAGTTTGAGATAGTTTAGGTAGTTTACAGAAATGTGAGTCTCTTAGAATTAGTGTTTGTAATCtatattaattatagtaaaaattctaTCATTATCGTAGTAGAAACTGAACATAAATCACATTACAAATCGTAGTCGAACCAGGATATAACTGGAcgagataaaattataaataatctcTTAAAATCAGAAGTTCTGCACAATttgtttataaatattaaaaatagttttttgatTTAATCTCTTTTCTCAATTCACTTAAAACCTTTAAAACTATTAGGTCAAtgatataattgattagttattgaTTGAACTATTTAATttagtaataattaaataaatatataaaattataataaactaaatttaaataataaaattaaataaatataatattattattgattgattatcaaatttttttggtgacttgaaaaaaaaaacaattgataatattattattgattgacgattgataatttttttttaaaacaaaggaGTTCAACACACTAAGGTGGAGCATATAGTATCAAATATCACATCTAGACAAGCAACACCCAAAAAAAGTATTAAGAACTAAAGAAAGGAATTCCGcatgtcatctccggcatagccatcaacaacactAGGACTGGGCACCTCTCCACTCGTCACAGCTAAGCATGGTCATGTGGATGATGTCTTCTACGCCTCTGCTTTGGTTCTGGAAAATTCTCCTATTCCTTTCCAACCAAATGTGCCAAATGATTGCACAGAAGCACCTCGTACGCTGCTTTCGATCCTCTTTTCTACACAGCTCATCTGTCTAACTTAGGAATGGTCTTTCATCGACCCCAGAACAGACCAGGGCCGACCAAACATAGATAACCATGCACTCCACACCTGCCAAGCAAAATCATAGCCAAGGAACAAGTGGTGGACCTGCTCAACATCCTTAGAACATAAAACACAACTCTTATCATCCTGGCTAATAATCCCGAACCGACTAAGCCGTTCCTTAGTGTTCACCCTGCCTACCAGGACAAACCAAGCAAATAACTCCACTCTTGATGGAACAAAGTCATTCCAGATGGACTTCGTGAAACTGTAACTGGTTACATCTTCTGGCAGCATTCCTTCTTGTAGCacctgcacaaaggagttagtCAAAAAAATACCAAGTCTATCATATTTCCATACAACTCTATCCTCCCTATTATTTGCTAACTTGACCAGTATCAACGCCTCATGTAGCTGACTTAGGAGGTCTAATTCCCACTGAAAAAGCTCTCgtctccattggaagttccaaacccactctaacccatcccaaaacccacaatcccctacaGTCAAACCAcattggtttgaaacagagaagagccTGGGAAACCTATCTTTCAAGAAACCACATTGTAACCAAACATCCTCCCAAAACCGAGTCCGTCGTCTATCACCAAGCTCCATAGCCAGGCCTGTAATCATCTTATCCCTTATATGTTGCTCCTTAATTTGTAAATGGCAGATATCCTTCCATGGCCTCCTCTTGAAGGAGAAACTTGAGTGGACAGTAACTCATTCGGCCTTAAGTCATTAGAAGAGCAGACCACCTTCTTCCACAACGGGCACTCTTTCTTAGCAaagcgccaccaccacttaaacaacagTGCAGTGTTTCTAATCATTGCATCTCCAATCCCCAACCCTCCTAGCTTCTTAGGGGCCTGCACCACCTCCCATCTCACCAAAGCCATACCATTCCtcccatcctccttactccataGAAATCTTCTTTGTAAAGAAATTAACTTCTTAGCAACTGCCTGTGGCATCTTATATAAGCTCAAATAATACACTGGTAAGCTGTTCAAGACTGATTTGATGAGCACCAACTTTCCCGCTTTGCTTAGCACCTTGACTTTCCAAAGGTTTAGTTTCTCTTCCACCTTATCGATGATAGGCTTCCAGGTCTTAACCAGCCTCGGAGTAACTCCTAAGGGGACTCTAAGGTATTTAACAAGGAGAGTATCTTCCTTACAACCCCACAGCCTACACATACTTTGTATCCACTACTCTTCACAATTGATAGGAATCAAACTGGACTTTTCGAAGTTGATACTGAGCCTTGACATCAACTCAAACCATCGCAGCAACCGCTTGTAATTCTTCATAGTCTCCTATTCTGGTGGGCAAACAAAATAGTATCATCAGCAAACTGGAGGTGTGATAGCTCCACTCGATCTCGCCCAACTACCAAAGGAGAAATATGTCTGTTCCTGACTGCCTCACCAACCATTCGATGCAGAACATCCACAACCAGCACAAACAAGAATGGAGATAGCGGGTCACCTTGCCTCGAGCCCCTTTGCATTTTAACAGGTTTTGACGGCGAGCCATTAATTAAGACCGACATAGAAGCTGTGGTCACACACTTCATAACCCACGCCCGCCACGTGTGTCCAAACCCCATCTTTTGTAGCACAATATCAATAAAGCTCCACTTGACTCTGTCATATGCTTTTTGGAAATCTAACTTGATAATGGCtgcctcttttttctttcttttaagccAGTGCACTATTTCACACGCTGTGAGGGCCCCATCATTGCCCTTCACAAAAGCACTCTGAGTCTCTCCTACCAACCCTAGCATCACTTCTCGCATCCTCCTAACTAAAACCTTCGAAATAACCTTGTATACACAGCCAACCATACTAATAGGTCTGAGGTCTTTAATCTCCTTCGCACCAAGAAACTTAGGAGCCAGCGCAACCCATGTAATATTGGAGCCTGTCGGTAACCTCGATATTTGAAAGAATCCTATCATAGCTGTCGTGAATTCAACCCCAATCTCATCCCAGCACTTCTTAATAAAATTCATGTTGTACCCATCACAGCTTGGCGCCCTTGATGACTTACAATCCCACACTGCCTCTCTAATTATCTCAGCCGATAGCATTACCTCTAAAGTCATAGATTCTTCCTCATCAATCCTTTCCACCAGACCATCTCTGAACCCCAACAAAGGAGAGCCTTCTTGGTAATACAAATCCTTATAAAAGTCTCTAATAGCTATTTTTATTCTAGCTTGGTTCCTTACCAGTCTGCCATTCACTATCAAGGCATCAATCCAATTATTCCTCCTTCTTGCCAACGCTATATTGTGGAAGTACCTTGTGTTCCTGTCCATTTCATTTGCTTGCCGAGACCAAGACATTTGCTTCCAATGGATTTCTTTCCTTGCGTACCACTTCTCACAGCAAGTAACCAACGCCTTCCTTCTAGCCTCAATAGTTCCATCATACACTCTATTACTTACCAAATCATAAACctttttttatctcttcctccaACTTCAATATCTTCTGGTCCATCTCACTAAAGTTGGCCTTATGCCACCTTTCCAAAGGACCCGTTAACGCCTTCAATTTATCTGTGAACTGCATCTCCCCTAGACTTCTCCATTCCTCCTTAACCATACTAAGAAAGCCTTCGTGGTTAAACCACGAATCAAGACTCTGAAAAGGCCTAGGACCACTCCACATCATTTTATCTTCCACAATAATAGGACAGTGATCTGACAGGTCCCTAGGACCGCCTCTCAAACAAGTCTCAGGAAACGCCTCTAGCCATTCTATACTAACCATATCTCTATCAATATGACTGCAAGAGAGGCCTCAGAACCACATAAACTTGCGATCTGTAAGCGGCAGATCCACTAAGTGCATGTCTTGAATCCAAATCTTGAATTCTTCAGCAGACAGAGGTAGACTAGCAGTGCCTTTCCGTACCTTCACATTCACTATCTCATTAAAGTCCCCCATGAAACAGCAAGGGACCTGACACAGCCCAGTAATGTAACTCAACTCTTCTCACACATGACTCTTCTCCTCTCTACTATGTGCACCATAGACCAAGAAAAAAGCACAGctgaaattattttttagtaagaCACCTTCCACGCATAACCACCTTTCCCCCTTATAGCAGTtgttcattttaaaaaatattttatcccaaATCATCAAGAGGCCACTGGATGCACCATCTGACCCTACATATTCCCATCCAGTCCCATCATACCCCACAGCTTTCCAACGTCAAGTCTCGTCACAATCTGTCTTTTAGTCTCAATCAAACCTACCATACtcaatttatgtttattttttaaatccttaacCATTCTCATTTTTCCGTCACCCCGTAACCCTCTAACATTCCAAAAACTGAAAGTCATTTAGAACTATTAGTACacacctattttttattttgagtctGCACCGTCTCATCTTCGCCTTTTGTTTCGCCAATTTTCTCCTCTATGTTATTTCTTCATTCTGTGTCTGAAAAATTGCCATTATATCGTCTTTCTCATTGTACAGCACAGCACCTGATTCCTTTTCCAACTCCTAGGTCAGTTTATTTTCCATCAACTAATCTTCTACAGCACAGCACTGACATCGTCCTcttgataattaaattatatatacgttgtaatttattcaacccttttatataatatatataataattattaacgcTTAATATAATAAGAGCAATTCTTGGTCAATTGAGAAATGGAACAAAGCTGACTCCTACCTGGACTTTTGGAATTAACTCGAGCCCATCTTCCACATTATTGGTTTAGAGTGGACATCGTGAGCATGCGTTGAcgacctttttttatttttttgaataacgAAGCTCAAcggcaaaaaaaaaattaaattcttagatGGAGTTCAGTATAAATTAGTTCTTGATCTATCGAGTTGAAgatattatagaaaataaaaaaaatcaaaactttaaacattacataaaaataaaaaattatttctagtGTCATCTTTGACATTatcattaataacaaaaaaaattcaaactacTTCAATCTTTATAATtggttaaatatttttaaaatattttttctacacTCGTTGTTAAAAAGATGTCCGTTCCTCTCTAGCCAAACGACTTTTATTAGTATTTGGATAACTAAATCGAATCTTAAAAGGAGAATTTAAAGGATAAACAAAAAGTGGTGTGTGACCTGTTTCTTCTAAGGTATTTAGTTTGTTTATATAGACGAGTGAAGTGTTATCTTCTCTTTGTTCGTTCCGATCTTTTTGGTTGGATGGTGAGTGCCGTTTGTTATTGATAACGGATTAGAGATGACGTTTGACTCATTTTGGAGATGTATTCAAGTTGTGGTTGAATTCTCCTGCACTATTATCTCCATTTCATATGGTCAATTTTGATATTGATCTTATTTCCGAGTTTATAGGGTACACGTCATAGCCCTCAAGCTTGTCTGGCTTTGTTCAAAAGCAACAGGCAAGCTTTTGAATGGTCGGCTTTCGTTTGTGTTTTTCTCACACATATGGATTTGATTAGTTTTGTGATGTATCGCGTCTCTTTGCGATCTTGGGCTTTCCATGAGATGCATTTTTGGTgtttgaaaatgaaaaagaagaaagggatATGGGAGAGACTGAAAGTTAAGGGACTTTTTACCTCGTGGAATGTGTTATGATTAATGTGCTTCCTCAGTGTTTGGGGTTTCGATGCCTTGAGCGGTTATTACTTGCGTTACCCACTAAGTTAGTGGGCTTGTAGTAATAGTTGTTGTTGCTACTTTGGGATTGACATTCTTCTCTTTCAAATTCCTCTTTCCAATTGACCCCAGCATGACTTCTAAAGGTTAGTTTTCTTCTCTAcagattttttgtttttgttttttgtaatGGCAAAAGTGAAGGAGAAAGAAAAGCAGAAAGTAATTGAAGTGAAAAAGGATAACCCGTACCATTGGGTACATGATGATGTGAGGACCCGTTACTCGTCGTATGTGGGCGTCGAGTCAGTGTGTGAACTCAAGGGTTTGAAGCTTGTGAAAGATGGCTCGGGTGTGGTTGTTGAGCTTCTTCACTGTTCTGGTAAGGATAGGGTTTGTGAGAGGAGAGGGGATTAgcagtatttttatatttatacccCTTGTCTCACTGAACTGCGTGTGAGATTTCCTTTTTCTGACTTTGAGTGTGACATTTTGACTCAACTCAACTGCGCGCTCTCGCAGTTGCATCCAACCTCTTGGGTATTTCTTCATGCTTTTCAGTGTTTGATggagtttctttctttttcctgttCTCTGTCTGTATTTTTCTCACTGTTTCAATCAAAAGGGGTTCAAAAAGGGTTGTGGGTATGTTTGAGTAGTTTTTCCGGGCGTTCCTTTTTCATGTTATATAAATCTTCTTTCAAAAACTTTAAATCTATGTTTGTTAAACTGCGGTTGGTAGAGACCAAATATCCCTTCTATCTGGATGACGAACTTATAGAAAGGTTTCCCTTTTTTTGGTGCTCGGAGCCGATCCAAATTCTCGAGACTACTGAGCAGAACGAGGAGGAAGACTATTTCTTATACTTTTTTATAGAGAGTTTTGCTGATGGGGAGTGTTTATCTATTTCCGAAGTTCTTCGTTTTCATGATTCTGGAGACAGTGAGGGTTTGAAAGCTTACATAGGTAATGCTTGGCTGTTGTTTTTGCCGTCATGTTTtcattttcttgatttttttctttctgtttgtagGTGTGCGAGTTTCTCTTCTTGATCCTTCTTGATTTCAGTCATTtctcaaaaagaagaaagagaaaagtgtGGGTGGCTCTGGGACCATGAAGGAGGGTGGGGGAGATGTCGTTCAATCTGTTGCCCAACCGGCGTCATCTTTCAAGAGGAAGAGAGATGACATTGAGAAGTCTCTTGAGGTTATTTTAGAGGGTGATAAGGATTTTTTTGGTGGCAATAGATCTGCTTTTGAGAGGTAGAAGAGGCTCCATGGCTTCATCCCTAGCACAAGTTCGCATTCGTTGTGGAGTGGTCAGTTTACTTTTGCCGAACTGTCTGACATGGTTTCTCAGTACCCTGGAGATATGATGATGAATCATCGGATTGGCTTGGAAGAGATGGGAAAGTTCATTTAGGTCAACCAtatatatttgtgtattttttgtgtCTTTGTCAATATTACTGTTTATGTTTGTTAATTTGTGCTTGTCTTTTGATGCAGATTGTCGCTTCTCGTTTGAGGTGTGTAGGTCGCACTACTGAACTTCTCGGGGCCGAACAACAAGTGGTCGTGGAGAGGGTTTCTGAATTAGAGAAATCGTCAAAGGAGAAGGACGACATCATTGTAAATGTTACGGCAAAAATGAAAGAATTTGAAGAGGAGGTCGTTTGCCTTCGGGATCAAGTCCGGCTCCTTCAGGCAGAGGTGAAAGAGAATGATAAGACTAAGGGACAGCTGACCTCCAGGGTTCATGAATTGGAAGAGGAGAGGATGGAAATGTTCTCCTCCGGATTTGACCGAGCTGTCAGTCAAATTGCTGTgttgcccccccccccccccgagtTTGATTAAGATCAACTTGATGT contains:
- the LOC140174422 gene encoding uncharacterized protein, coding for MCRLWGCKEDTLLVKYLRVPLGVTPRLVKTWKPIIDKVEEKLNLWKVKVLSKAGKLVLIKSVLNSLPVYYLSLYKMPQAVAKKLISLQRRFLWSKEDGRNGMALVRWEVVQAPKKLGGLGIGDAMIRNTALLFKWWWRFAKKECPLWKKVVCSSNDLRPNELLSTQVLQEGMLPEDVTSYSFTKSIWNDFVPSRVELFAWFVLVGRVNTKERLSRFGIISQDDKSCVLCSKDVEQVHHLFLGYDFAWQVWSAWLSMFGRPWSVLGSMKDHS